One window of Negativicutes bacterium genomic DNA carries:
- a CDS encoding glutamate synthase: protein MCRIGAIKSKIAFHPSKALQLMLPQQEGHDNSGFAMVMQDLSGVFSDHKDKPLLSLACTQKGAKLVEDYMEAHNFVQVAEWIPTPNKEKGLDIKAMPYYIFRNYDYPENYLDKTQQEKEDLLLDVRLNLRKLLEDQDQGYVYSFWPDVLTLKEIGDPRDIATYFGLWEEKGDLMAKSIVVQCRQNTNYDIVRYAAHPFFIQGYTLCANGENTFYTKNKEYQKSLHRGYIGFESDSQNFLYTLHYVLNELKWPIKYYKHVITPLPFDEIEKRADKEVLTAIRQSLGHLEINGPNTIIAVLPSGDMMTCCDSKKLRPVVVGGDENTIAIASEVCGLNVILPDRDREKDIYPNEREVVVINNDMEVQRWKQ from the coding sequence ATGTGCAGAATTGGTGCAATTAAAAGTAAAATAGCATTTCATCCGTCAAAAGCTTTACAATTAATGTTGCCACAGCAAGAAGGGCATGATAATTCAGGGTTTGCGATGGTTATGCAAGATTTATCAGGAGTGTTTAGTGACCATAAAGATAAACCGCTATTATCATTAGCGTGTACTCAAAAAGGTGCTAAATTGGTTGAAGATTATATGGAAGCCCACAACTTTGTGCAAGTTGCGGAATGGATTCCGACACCAAATAAAGAAAAAGGCTTAGATATAAAAGCGATGCCTTATTATATTTTCCGTAACTATGATTATCCGGAAAATTATCTTGATAAAACTCAACAAGAGAAAGAAGATCTATTATTAGATGTTAGACTAAACTTGCGTAAGTTATTGGAAGATCAAGACCAAGGTTATGTTTATTCTTTCTGGCCAGATGTTTTAACGTTAAAAGAAATTGGTGATCCTCGTGATATAGCGACATATTTTGGATTGTGGGAAGAAAAAGGCGATTTAATGGCAAAGAGCATCGTGGTTCAATGTCGTCAAAACACAAATTATGATATCGTCAGATATGCGGCACATCCATTCTTTATTCAAGGTTATACTTTATGTGCTAATGGTGAGAACACCTTCTATACTAAAAACAAAGAATACCAAAAATCATTACACCGTGGTTATATTGGTTTTGAGTCAGATTCGCAAAACTTCTTATATACTTTACATTATGTTTTAAATGAGCTAAAATGGCCGATTAAATATTATAAACATGTTATCACTCCATTACCGTTCGATGAAATTGAGAAACGAGCAGATAAAGAAGTGTTAACGGCAATTCGTCAATCACTAGGGCACTTAGAAATTAACGGGCCTAATACAATTATTGCGGTCTTACCAAGTGGTGATATGATGACTTGTTGTGATTCCAAGAAATTACGCCCAGTTGTGGTTGGTGGCGATGAAAATACAATTGCGATTGCTTCAGAGGTTTGCGGTTTAAATGTAATTTTACCGGACCGTGATAGGGAAAAAGATATCTATCCTAATGAAAGAGAAGTTGTTGTAATTAACAATGATATGGAGGTGCAAAGATGGAAACAGTAA
- a CDS encoding 4Fe-4S dicluster domain-containing protein, which translates to METVKTQDVTVNDLNWKIDYDPDRCTMCGSCVAACTFNAIEVVVERQAKTVSQGKFPQPIQTHVAKPVIKQRGAVVTACVGCGMCEKVCPNVAIKPVHNPDTRANLLARSAGPIKRGGRTNLNAQRTLDKIVVGRISQMTDPSLDSERHTFDILAPFGRVLLPNELPFSTAGGDLKLNEKTPPVSWIYPLIFSDMSIGALSTRAWEAVAIATAYLNEKHNLPIRMCSGEGGMPVKLMESEQLKYMILQIASGHFGWNRIVKAMPKMKVDPAGILIKIGQGAKPGDGGLLPAAKVAEHVQAIRGVPKADLNSPPNHQGLYSIEESVQKMHLSLNAAFGFRVPVAIKCAASATSVSVYNNLLRDPYKICGGFFIDGIQGGTGAANEVSLDHTGHPVVSKLRECYLAAVKQGRQGQIPLWAGGGVGLTGNAAADAFKMICLGANGVFVGKILIQLLGCIGNEQGRCNSCSTGKCPTGICTQDPRLVKRLDVDKGAQNIVDYVLALDSELRKLMAPIGNSSLPVGRSDALVSTDKAIADKLGIQYVC; encoded by the coding sequence ATGGAAACAGTAAAAACTCAAGATGTCACTGTTAATGATTTAAATTGGAAAATTGATTATGATCCAGACCGTTGCACGATGTGTGGTAGCTGTGTGGCTGCCTGTACCTTCAACGCTATTGAGGTTGTCGTTGAGCGTCAAGCAAAAACAGTATCACAAGGCAAGTTTCCACAACCGATTCAAACTCATGTGGCAAAACCGGTTATTAAGCAAAGAGGTGCGGTTGTAACTGCTTGTGTTGGTTGCGGTATGTGTGAAAAGGTTTGTCCAAATGTGGCGATTAAACCGGTTCATAATCCTGATACCAGAGCTAATTTATTGGCTCGTTCAGCCGGTCCGATAAAACGTGGTGGTCGTACTAATTTAAACGCGCAACGTACTTTAGATAAAATTGTCGTTGGTCGTATTTCACAAATGACAGATCCATCGCTTGACTCAGAGCGTCATACTTTTGATATTTTAGCGCCATTTGGTAGGGTTTTATTACCGAATGAATTACCGTTCTCAACAGCAGGTGGCGATTTAAAACTAAATGAAAAGACTCCACCGGTAAGTTGGATTTATCCGTTAATCTTTAGTGATATGTCCATTGGGGCGTTATCAACTAGAGCCTGGGAAGCTGTAGCAATAGCAACGGCGTATTTGAATGAAAAACATAATTTGCCGATTAGAATGTGCTCCGGTGAAGGTGGAATGCCGGTTAAATTAATGGAATCGGAACAATTAAAATATATGATTTTACAAATTGCTTCCGGCCATTTTGGTTGGAATCGTATTGTAAAAGCGATGCCGAAAATGAAAGTTGATCCAGCTGGTATTTTAATCAAAATTGGTCAAGGAGCAAAACCTGGTGATGGTGGTTTATTGCCGGCGGCAAAGGTTGCTGAGCATGTTCAAGCAATCCGTGGTGTTCCTAAGGCTGACCTTAATTCTCCACCAAATCATCAAGGCTTGTACTCGATCGAAGAATCAGTACAAAAAATGCATTTATCCTTGAATGCAGCGTTTGGTTTTAGAGTACCGGTTGCAATTAAGTGTGCTGCTTCAGCCACTTCGGTATCGGTTTATAATAACTTATTGCGTGATCCTTACAAAATTTGCGGAGGGTTCTTCATTGATGGTATTCAAGGTGGTACCGGTGCGGCGAACGAGGTTTCGTTAGATCATACTGGTCATCCGGTAGTATCAAAATTACGCGAATGTTATTTAGCGGCGGTTAAACAAGGTCGTCAAGGTCAAATTCCTTTATGGGCTGGTGGTGGTGTTGGCTTAACCGGTAATGCGGCAGCCGATGCGTTCAAAATGATTTGTTTAGGTGCCAATGGTGTGTTTGTTGGTAAAATTCTTATTCAATTATTAGGTTGTATTGGTAATGAACAAGGTCGTTGTAACTCTTGCTCAACCGGTAAATGTCCAACCGGTATTTGTACACAAGATCCGCGCTTGGTGAAACGCTTAGATGTTGATAAAGGCGCGCAAAATATTGTTGATTATGTTTTAGCGTTAGACAGCGAATTGCGTAAATTAATGGCACCAATCGGTAATAGTTCCTTACCGGTAGGTCGATCCGATGCATTAGTATCAACGGATAAAGCTATTGCTGATAAACTTGGAATACAATATGTATGTTAG
- a CDS encoding FAD-dependent oxidoreductase — translation MFKINTIENNNRMSTQDLLLAISDALAKGETEFNIEASGQHDIGGPLWHPEGKKLKFHVKNAGQRVGSMCLDNTEIIVEDSASADVGWLNAGGKIVVKGDAGDTAGHCAAAGTIYIGGRAGTRSGSLMKHDPLYDAPELWVLKNVGSFSFEFMGGGIAVVCGYDSEEFESVLGDRACTGMVGGVLYFRGKASGISAKDVKVMALQAEDIEYLSSKMDDFLGSIEKAELKAELSDWSQWQKAIALTYEERPKKSAGNMPHFRTVEWVEGGIFSDVCNDDFVVNSIVNRGLYRQRVPEWQNAQYAAPCEFNCPASIPTQQRYNLLRKGDVEEAYKLVLEYTPFPASVCGSVCPNLCMDGCTRKELDLSVQIGQLGNYSVDAYLEKPQVKTGKKIAVIGGGVAGLTAAWQLIRKGHEVTVFEEAPRMGGKLEQVIPRSRLDENVLNKELKRISDMGVEFVNNCKVDSVKYKEIKSTFDAVVVATGSHNTRVIPWEGHERIVKGLDFLKAVNRGDKVKVGKKVIVIGCGNSGMDAAIGAYQMGAEEVTCIDVQKPAAFEKEIAHVKELGGKLVWPVFTQEITENGILTEEGQLIEGDTVIITIGETPILDFLPEGMKIERGHLVPNELFAIADGVFTAGDTIKPGRLVDAIGAANVVAKTADAFVKGTAPIIKKDKKLIPHNKLSKAYFEKCHSCDIPDANKDQDRCISCGTCRDCHMCEASCPEKAITRNALPNGTFAYVSDSEKCIGCGICAGICPCGIWTMLPNEEPIKMYRTYNKK, via the coding sequence GTGTTTAAAATTAATACTATTGAAAATAATAATCGTATGTCGACACAAGATTTGTTGTTGGCGATCAGTGATGCCTTAGCTAAAGGCGAAACAGAATTTAATATCGAGGCTTCTGGTCAACATGATATTGGTGGTCCATTATGGCACCCAGAAGGTAAAAAACTTAAATTTCATGTAAAAAATGCGGGTCAAAGGGTTGGCTCGATGTGTTTGGATAATACTGAAATAATTGTTGAAGACTCAGCATCAGCTGATGTAGGCTGGCTTAATGCCGGTGGTAAAATTGTTGTTAAAGGCGATGCCGGCGATACTGCTGGTCATTGTGCGGCTGCCGGTACTATTTATATTGGTGGTAGAGCCGGAACTAGATCTGGTTCGTTAATGAAACATGATCCATTATATGATGCTCCGGAACTGTGGGTTTTAAAAAATGTCGGCAGTTTCTCTTTTGAGTTCATGGGTGGCGGGATTGCTGTAGTTTGTGGTTATGACAGTGAAGAATTTGAATCAGTGCTTGGAGATAGAGCTTGTACCGGTATGGTTGGTGGGGTTCTATATTTTAGAGGTAAAGCTTCTGGTATTTCAGCGAAAGATGTTAAAGTTATGGCGTTACAAGCTGAAGATATTGAATATTTATCAAGTAAAATGGATGATTTCTTAGGCTCTATTGAAAAAGCGGAGTTAAAAGCAGAATTAAGTGATTGGTCACAATGGCAAAAAGCAATTGCGCTTACTTATGAGGAGCGCCCGAAAAAATCAGCTGGTAATATGCCACATTTCCGTACTGTAGAATGGGTCGAGGGTGGTATTTTCAGTGATGTTTGCAATGATGATTTTGTTGTAAACTCTATTGTTAATAGAGGCTTGTATCGCCAACGTGTTCCAGAGTGGCAAAATGCACAATATGCAGCACCGTGTGAGTTTAACTGTCCTGCTTCAATCCCAACGCAACAACGTTATAATTTATTACGTAAAGGCGATGTGGAAGAGGCTTATAAATTAGTGTTAGAATACACTCCATTCCCAGCATCAGTTTGTGGTTCTGTTTGTCCGAACCTTTGTATGGACGGCTGTACTAGAAAAGAACTTGATTTATCAGTGCAAATCGGTCAATTAGGCAATTACTCAGTGGATGCCTACCTGGAAAAACCACAAGTTAAAACAGGGAAGAAAATTGCTGTTATTGGTGGCGGGGTAGCCGGTTTAACAGCGGCATGGCAATTGATTAGAAAAGGTCATGAAGTTACTGTTTTTGAAGAAGCACCAAGAATGGGGGGTAAGTTAGAACAAGTAATTCCAAGATCACGCTTAGATGAAAATGTTTTAAATAAAGAATTAAAACGTATTTCTGATATGGGTGTTGAGTTTGTTAACAATTGTAAAGTTGACAGCGTAAAATATAAAGAAATTAAAAGCACTTTTGATGCGGTTGTAGTTGCTACCGGTAGCCATAATACTAGAGTTATTCCATGGGAAGGTCATGAAAGAATCGTGAAAGGTTTAGATTTCTTAAAGGCTGTTAATCGTGGTGATAAAGTAAAAGTTGGCAAAAAAGTAATTGTTATCGGTTGTGGTAACTCTGGTATGGATGCGGCAATTGGTGCATATCAAATGGGCGCTGAAGAAGTTACTTGTATCGACGTTCAAAAACCGGCAGCTTTTGAAAAAGAAATAGCTCATGTTAAAGAGCTTGGCGGTAAATTGGTATGGCCGGTGTTTACGCAAGAAATTACGGAAAACGGTATTTTAACAGAAGAGGGTCAATTGATTGAAGGTGATACTGTTATCATCACAATCGGTGAAACGCCAATTCTTGACTTCTTACCAGAAGGAATGAAAATTGAGCGTGGTCATTTAGTGCCGAATGAATTGTTTGCGATTGCTGACGGGGTGTTCACTGCCGGTGATACTATTAAACCTGGACGCTTAGTTGATGCAATTGGTGCTGCTAATGTAGTGGCGAAAACTGCAGATGCTTTTGTTAAAGGTACAGCGCCGATTATTAAAAAAGACAAAAAACTTATTCCACATAATAAATTATCAAAAGCATATTTTGAAAAGTGTCATAGTTGTGACATTCCTGATGCTAATAAAGATCAAGATCGTTGTATCAGCTGTGGTACTTGTCGTGACTGTCATATGTGTGAAGCTTCTTGTCCGGAAAAAGCGATTACTAGAAATGCCTTACCGAATGGAACTTTTGCTTATGTATCTGACAGTGAAAAATGTATTGGTTGCGGAATTTGTGCCGGTATTTGTCCTTGTGGTATTTGGACAATGTTGCCAAATGAAGAACCGATTAAAATGTACAGAACATATAATAAAAAATAA